In Erigeron canadensis isolate Cc75 unplaced genomic scaffold, C_canadensis_v1 Conyza_canadensis_unscaffolded:163, whole genome shotgun sequence, a genomic segment contains:
- the LOC122584246 gene encoding protein MKS1-like produces MDSPDFPSGKSPRSLQGPRPAPLRVHKDSHKIRKPPVAPQPHNHHQPPQQHHHHHNLPPPHHRPPVIIYTVSPKVIHTNPNDFMTLVQRLTGPSSSLSPVGSSFSAFQDDGGAVSPAARFASIEKAVKSPEGRKQQPAIPGQDFPSTSNDQGFEMGYFPPSILSPAPGSLPPIPPNFFSPVQNDFFHDLSPGLHNSSNNNRNFYNYMEGNNFMPSPTNLLSSHIISPTTPNLDLFHSLFDL; encoded by the coding sequence ATGGACTCACCGGATTTCCCCTCCGGCAAGTCTCCCCGCTCTCTCCAAGGTCCCCGTCCGGCACCTCTTAGAGTCCACAAAGATTCCCACAAAATCCGTAAACCACCGGTAGCCCCACAACCACACAATCACCATCAACCACCtcaacaacaccaccaccaccacaatctccCCCCACCCCACCACCGGCCGCCGGTCATCATCTACACCGTCTCACCAAAAGTTATCCATACAAACCCAAATGACTTCATGACTTTGGTCCAACGTTTAACTGGCCCATCATCTTCATTATCTCCGGTAGGTTCTTCTTTTTCAGCTTTTCAAGATGACGGCGGAGCTGTGTCACCGGCAGCAAGGTTTGCTTCTATAGAAAAAGCAGTCAAGTCACCGGAAGGCAGAAAACAGCAACCGGCTATACCCGGTCAAGACTTTCCTTCCACATCAAATGATCAAGGTTTTGAAATGGGTTATTTCCCTCCTAGTATATTATCTCCGGCCCCGGGGTCATTGCCCCCAATCCCACCAAATTTTTTCTCACCAgtacaaaatgattttttccATGATTTAAGCCCTGGGTTACataatagtagtaataataataggaatttttataattatatggaAGGTAATAATTTTATGCCAAGTCCTACAAATCTATTATCTTCACATATAATTTCACCAACTACTCCAAATTTGGATCTTTTTCATAGTTTATTTGacttgtaa